One Corynebacterium efficiens YS-314 DNA segment encodes these proteins:
- the eccB gene encoding type VII secretion protein EccB produces MAEGILMPTTSAQVSGHKFLVRRVEHGLVLGDVRMIHDPLSRRRRALIFGAVACVLMAVASVAMALFRPAIDPGDAPVIRAESGALFVRLDGAVHPVANLASARLIVGEPVDPVPASDAIINATPRGVPVGLVDAPPIIADAPDRDATWVGCQDEATGLMHVAVLGQRPPALRAGQGVVGASQSVDGGVTWHLITDAGRAVMPGPETHEGRVIRRHLGITDATPVWHLSHDMLNLIPEHPAVAFPHPLPEVVQAGSRSWMRVGEALQPITALQHGMLIDAGAHTVHEIRPVIGGYPETSALPMTLPATLVDWVAVQDRLLCADGLGAVMLVDSLEPGVELSGESVAVEFHAPPTGAVGVDSGHGYYLVADTGLVHAVADGTSMSALGVEEVTEVPWHILALLPQGSDLSAGDALRALY; encoded by the coding sequence ATGGCTGAGGGGATTCTCATGCCCACCACCAGCGCGCAGGTATCGGGGCATAAGTTCCTGGTGCGCCGGGTGGAGCACGGCCTGGTGCTCGGTGATGTCCGCATGATCCACGATCCGCTCAGCCGACGCCGCCGGGCCCTGATTTTCGGGGCGGTGGCCTGTGTGCTCATGGCTGTCGCCTCCGTGGCGATGGCCCTGTTCCGCCCCGCCATCGACCCCGGGGACGCACCGGTCATCCGCGCGGAATCCGGTGCCCTGTTCGTCCGCCTCGATGGGGCGGTGCATCCGGTGGCCAACCTCGCCTCCGCACGCCTGATCGTCGGCGAACCGGTCGACCCGGTGCCCGCCAGCGACGCCATCATCAACGCCACACCACGTGGGGTGCCCGTCGGGCTTGTCGACGCCCCACCCATCATCGCCGACGCCCCCGACCGGGACGCGACCTGGGTGGGGTGCCAGGATGAGGCCACCGGCCTCATGCACGTTGCCGTGCTGGGGCAGCGACCCCCGGCACTGCGGGCGGGGCAGGGGGTGGTCGGGGCGTCGCAAAGCGTCGACGGCGGGGTGACGTGGCACCTGATCACCGACGCCGGGCGCGCGGTCATGCCGGGACCTGAGACCCATGAGGGGCGCGTGATCCGCCGACACCTGGGGATCACCGATGCGACCCCGGTGTGGCATCTAAGCCACGACATGCTCAACCTCATCCCCGAACACCCGGCCGTGGCGTTTCCCCATCCACTGCCCGAGGTGGTGCAGGCGGGCTCCCGGTCCTGGATGCGGGTGGGGGAGGCACTGCAGCCGATCACCGCGCTGCAACACGGGATGCTCATCGACGCCGGCGCCCACACCGTCCACGAGATCCGCCCCGTCATCGGTGGTTATCCCGAGACCTCCGCCCTGCCGATGACCCTGCCCGCCACCCTGGTGGACTGGGTGGCGGTACAGGACCGGCTGCTGTGCGCCGACGGCCTGGGTGCGGTGATGCTGGTCGACTCCCTGGAACCCGGGGTGGAACTGTCCGGGGAGTCCGTGGCCGTGGAGTTCCACGCCCCACCCACCGGAGCCGTGGGCGTGGACAGTGGCCACGGTTACTACCTGGTGGCCGATACCGGCCTGGTGCATGCGGTGGCCGATGGCACCAGCATGAGCGCGCTCGGGGTGGAGGAGGTCACCGAGGTACCGTGGCACATCCTGGCGCTGCTCCCGCAGGGCAGTGACCTGTCCGCCGGGGATGCGCTACGGGCGTTGTACTGA
- the rpsD gene encoding 30S ribosomal protein S4 — protein sequence MARYTGPATRKSRRLRVDLVGGDMAFERRPYPPGQAGRARIKESEYLLQLQEKQKARFIYGVMEKQFRRYYAEANRRPGKTGENLVVMLESRLDNVVYRAGLARTRRQARQLVSHGHFVVNGKAVDVPSFRVSQYDIIDVREKSQKMNWFEEAQDNLVDAIVPAWLQVVPSTLRILVHQLPERAQIDIPLQEQLIVEFYSK from the coding sequence ATGGCTCGTTATACCGGCCCAGCAACCCGTAAATCCCGTCGCCTTCGCGTCGACCTCGTCGGCGGAGACATGGCATTCGAGCGTCGCCCGTACCCTCCGGGACAGGCAGGACGCGCTCGCATCAAGGAGTCCGAGTACCTGCTGCAGCTCCAGGAGAAGCAGAAGGCTCGTTTCATCTACGGTGTCATGGAGAAGCAGTTCCGTCGTTACTACGCCGAGGCTAATCGTCGCCCGGGCAAGACCGGTGAGAACCTGGTCGTCATGCTCGAGTCCCGCCTCGACAACGTCGTCTACCGCGCAGGTCTCGCACGCACCCGCCGCCAGGCACGTCAGCTCGTCTCCCACGGCCACTTCGTGGTCAACGGCAAGGCAGTTGACGTTCCATCCTTCCGCGTTTCTCAGTACGACATCATCGATGTCCGTGAGAAGTCCCAGAAGATGAACTGGTTCGAAGAGGCACAGGACAACCTCGTCGACGCCATCGTTCCGGCCTGGCTGCAGGTCGTTCCGTCTACCCTGCGCATCCTCGTGCACCAGTTGCCCGAGCGCGCTCAGATCGACATTCCGCTGCAGGAGCAGCTGATCGTCGAGTTTTACTCGAAGTAA
- a CDS encoding DUF6541 family protein: MLTTVWIALLVFTVPGLVVSWISGLKLPWAAAASIPVSFGIYGMAAWVLGMWDMRFDVRSATIATLITAVVALVWRLGWITVAVVRRRREGRRQAPEEAPAEEDAPAEPPNRWRVALAYARNGGLLDHRWLLPAAGVGVGAWLIIDRALDLLLSTRHGLDDIFQGWDVHWHASTVRFIAETGIASSTRMGELRNIETQQELFYPSAWHAGAFLVADLAELTPNEATNLTGIVLSGLLLPLAVALIAWRLINNRGLTAQIGAGFAGLAVIGSPVLFWVGNYVGAWPYVAAIGASGVVLALFMSLPYAPVRILAALVAFIGMFQLHPSAVTIVVLALVLWWLTHLLWKPSRASDTFARGALVRLRDVGILAITGIAGALLVLPQVLSGAEQTEDVLSYSAEVDVTRTESWIRALTMDTRHVDSFGDIDLTPLLVFAAIGGVVALVWRINLWAPLFYFISLALTVNSLKPFGEPWGDWLGIIGGLHYSTGHRLIMPVALFTFAAAGIGLAAVIRLICLGPVKQFARVSAAASVVLALVVAVPLQSWARDLVEEGSEFSILAPHDDRMVNDADRAAWDWLIEQPGGRELRVMGDPADGHGWMYAYNGLQSVSRHYAWPAAGEGTATALLFWWPQLLGAGNDGDPDQINDVDQAAVDLNVGFFYASPWPFWAFQEPNLRIYDELWTTPGVTPVYRQENVTIFAVNQLFTDEQLDQMRAPGNSPEPLPPLPTKGELGLAETAEEWDETYYHRPTTNQNEDTGGGPFAPDPQLTTTEEVLSLNSWTPGPQSAEPVGTTQG, from the coding sequence ATGCTGACCACAGTGTGGATAGCTCTGCTCGTCTTCACCGTTCCCGGTCTGGTGGTCTCGTGGATCTCCGGGCTCAAGCTGCCGTGGGCGGCGGCGGCGTCCATTCCGGTCTCCTTCGGCATCTACGGCATGGCCGCCTGGGTGCTGGGCATGTGGGATATGCGTTTCGACGTCCGTTCCGCCACCATCGCCACCCTCATCACAGCGGTGGTGGCGCTCGTCTGGCGGCTGGGGTGGATCACGGTGGCGGTGGTTCGACGGCGGCGGGAGGGGCGTCGACAAGCACCTGAGGAAGCACCTGCTGAAGAGGACGCACCCGCCGAACCGCCGAACCGGTGGCGTGTGGCGCTCGCCTACGCCCGCAACGGTGGGCTTCTCGACCACCGGTGGTTGCTGCCCGCGGCTGGCGTCGGCGTGGGTGCCTGGCTCATCATCGACCGTGCCCTCGACCTGCTGCTGAGCACCCGCCACGGTCTGGATGACATCTTCCAGGGCTGGGATGTGCACTGGCATGCGTCCACGGTGCGGTTCATCGCGGAGACCGGTATCGCCTCCTCGACCCGGATGGGGGAACTGCGCAACATCGAGACGCAGCAGGAGTTGTTCTACCCCTCCGCCTGGCATGCCGGTGCGTTCCTCGTTGCGGACCTGGCGGAGCTGACCCCCAATGAGGCCACCAACCTCACCGGCATCGTGCTGTCCGGCCTGCTGTTGCCGCTCGCGGTGGCGCTCATCGCGTGGCGCCTGATCAACAACCGTGGGCTGACCGCCCAGATCGGTGCCGGGTTCGCGGGCCTGGCGGTCATCGGATCCCCGGTGCTGTTCTGGGTGGGCAACTACGTTGGTGCCTGGCCGTATGTGGCCGCCATCGGTGCCTCCGGTGTGGTGCTTGCCCTGTTCATGTCGCTGCCGTATGCCCCCGTGCGGATCCTCGCCGCGCTGGTGGCGTTCATCGGCATGTTCCAGCTCCATCCGTCGGCGGTGACCATCGTCGTGCTCGCCCTGGTGCTGTGGTGGCTGACCCACCTGCTGTGGAAACCCAGCCGTGCCTCCGACACCTTTGCCCGCGGGGCGCTGGTGCGTCTGCGCGATGTGGGTATCCTCGCCATCACCGGCATCGCGGGCGCGCTGCTCGTGCTGCCCCAGGTGCTCTCCGGTGCGGAGCAGACCGAGGATGTGCTGTCCTATTCCGCGGAGGTGGATGTCACCCGCACGGAATCGTGGATCAGGGCCCTGACGATGGACACCCGCCACGTGGATTCCTTCGGCGATATCGACCTCACCCCGCTGCTCGTCTTCGCCGCCATCGGCGGAGTGGTGGCACTGGTGTGGCGGATCAACCTGTGGGCGCCACTGTTCTACTTCATCAGCCTGGCGCTGACCGTCAACTCCCTCAAACCCTTCGGTGAGCCGTGGGGTGACTGGTTGGGCATCATCGGTGGTCTGCACTATTCCACCGGGCATCGCCTCATCATGCCGGTAGCCCTGTTCACCTTCGCCGCCGCGGGTATCGGCCTGGCCGCGGTGATCCGCCTGATCTGCCTCGGCCCGGTGAAACAGTTCGCCAGGGTGTCGGCCGCCGCCTCAGTGGTGCTGGCCCTCGTGGTCGCGGTGCCGCTGCAATCCTGGGCCCGCGACCTGGTGGAGGAGGGATCCGAGTTCAGTATCCTCGCCCCCCATGATGACCGCATGGTCAATGACGCCGACCGCGCCGCCTGGGACTGGCTGATCGAGCAGCCCGGTGGCCGGGAACTGCGTGTGATGGGCGACCCGGCTGATGGACATGGCTGGATGTACGCCTACAACGGTCTGCAGTCCGTCTCCCGCCACTACGCCTGGCCGGCGGCCGGTGAGGGCACGGCCACGGCCCTGCTGTTCTGGTGGCCCCAGCTACTGGGTGCGGGTAATGATGGTGATCCCGATCAGATCAATGATGTGGATCAGGCCGCAGTGGATCTCAATGTTGGTTTCTTCTACGCCTCGCCGTGGCCGTTCTGGGCCTTCCAGGAACCGAACCTGCGGATCTACGATGAGCTGTGGACAACCCCCGGTGTCACCCCGGTCTACCGGCAGGAGAATGTCACCATCTTCGCCGTGAATCAGCTGTTCACCGATGAGCAGCTCGATCAGATGCGCGCGCCGGGTAACTCCCCGGAGCCGCTGCCGCCACTGCCCACCAAGGGTGAGCTCGGCCTGGCGGAGACCGCGGAGGAGTGGGATGAGACCTACTACCACCGCCCCACCACCAACCAGAATGAGGACACCGGGGGCGGACCGTTCGCCCCGGACCCCCAGCTGACCACCACCGAGGAGGTCCTCTCCCTCAACTCCTGGACCCCCGGCCCGCAGTCCGCTGAACCGGTGGGCACAACCCAGGGTTAG
- the truA gene encoding tRNA pseudouridine(38-40) synthase TruA has protein sequence MPSERQWKLLTTTSPTVRIRLDLDYDGTDFHGWARQGDSDLRTVQKVLEDNLGMVLRAPVELTVAGRTDAGVHAAGQVAHFDIPRESLQQRSIDGDPTKLVRRLSRLLPEDIRVHGVNYAPEGFDARFSALRRHYVYRITTHPAGPLPTRVRDTAAWPKPVDIQAMQTAADVLIGLHDFVAFCKAKPNASTVRELQEFTWHDVSTPTEPQLYEAHVVADAFCWSMVRSLVGSCMAVGEGRRAGDFTAQLLTATERSPDVPVAPAKGLSLVGVDYPDDDQLRARAEETRAVRGALPGAP, from the coding sequence ATGCCCTCAGAAAGGCAGTGGAAACTCTTGACAACAACCAGTCCAACCGTGCGGATCAGACTCGATCTGGATTATGACGGCACCGATTTCCACGGCTGGGCCAGACAGGGGGACAGTGACCTGCGGACCGTGCAGAAGGTCCTGGAGGATAACCTCGGCATGGTCCTGCGTGCCCCCGTTGAGCTGACCGTGGCGGGCCGTACCGATGCCGGTGTCCACGCAGCGGGTCAGGTGGCCCATTTCGATATTCCCCGGGAGTCCCTGCAGCAGCGTTCCATCGACGGGGATCCCACGAAGCTGGTGCGGCGTCTGAGCAGGCTCCTGCCGGAGGATATCCGCGTCCACGGGGTCAACTACGCCCCCGAGGGTTTCGACGCCCGTTTCTCCGCGCTGCGCCGGCACTATGTCTACCGCATCACCACCCACCCCGCCGGGCCGCTGCCCACCCGGGTGCGGGATACCGCTGCCTGGCCGAAACCGGTGGACATCCAGGCGATGCAGACGGCCGCGGATGTTCTCATCGGACTCCATGACTTCGTCGCGTTCTGCAAGGCTAAACCGAATGCCTCTACGGTGCGTGAGCTGCAGGAATTCACCTGGCACGATGTGTCCACCCCGACCGAGCCCCAGCTCTACGAGGCCCATGTGGTCGCCGATGCGTTCTGCTGGTCCATGGTGCGGTCTCTGGTGGGGTCCTGCATGGCAGTCGGGGAGGGTCGCCGGGCGGGGGATTTCACGGCGCAGCTGCTCACCGCCACCGAGCGCAGCCCCGATGTGCCGGTGGCGCCGGCGAAGGGCCTGAGCCTGGTCGGGGTGGATTACCCCGACGATGATCAACTCCGTGCCCGCGCGGAGGAAACCCGTGCGGTGCGTGGGGCACTGCCGGGTGCGCCCTGA
- a CDS encoding DUF998 domain-containing protein, with protein sequence MVYRLSGLLLVVSAVVGLIGQMVAAVRWQGHYYPAEHLISDLGLTGCVPLRDVFGPRYICSPGHDWFNRGLVLAGALQVVAAVMLLPAGRGHNRRDTVAGHRWVGVLVGIAGMCLGTVGWYPRDVMGGIHDIAGVLYAVAMWWAMIIAVRATSHATDRHLLPMVHGSYRGWTIVMLLVSIGGFLALIALGPFTNLPGFFERLWFGMLAGWTAVLGAALWRKPTWRQHEQRKWQRRSERDAHREEIDDALRKAVETLDNNQSNRADQTRSGL encoded by the coding sequence ATGGTGTACCGACTCTCCGGCCTGCTCCTGGTGGTCAGTGCGGTCGTGGGCCTGATCGGGCAGATGGTGGCCGCGGTGCGGTGGCAGGGGCATTACTATCCCGCCGAGCACCTCATCAGTGATCTCGGGTTGACCGGGTGTGTCCCTCTGCGTGATGTCTTCGGGCCCCGTTATATCTGCAGCCCGGGACATGACTGGTTCAACCGGGGGCTGGTGCTCGCCGGTGCGCTGCAGGTGGTCGCCGCGGTGATGCTGCTGCCCGCAGGAAGGGGGCACAACCGCCGGGATACCGTGGCCGGGCACCGGTGGGTGGGTGTCCTGGTGGGGATCGCGGGAATGTGCCTGGGTACTGTGGGATGGTATCCCCGTGATGTGATGGGTGGCATCCACGACATCGCCGGGGTGCTGTACGCGGTGGCGATGTGGTGGGCCATGATCATCGCCGTCCGGGCTACCAGCCATGCAACGGATCGGCACCTGCTGCCCATGGTGCACGGCAGTTACCGGGGCTGGACCATCGTGATGCTGCTGGTGTCCATCGGCGGTTTCCTGGCCCTGATCGCGTTGGGGCCGTTCACCAACCTCCCGGGCTTCTTCGAACGCCTGTGGTTCGGGATGTTGGCGGGGTGGACGGCTGTGTTGGGGGCGGCACTGTGGCGTAAACCCACGTGGCGTCAGCACGAGCAACGCAAGTGGCAGCGACGCAGTGAGCGCGACGCCCACCGGGAAGAAATTGATGATGCCCTCAGAAAGGCAGTGGAAACTCTTGACAACAACCAGTCCAACCGTGCGGATCAGACTCGATCTGGATTATGA
- a CDS encoding TIGR02611 family protein, protein MGTMRELVQDRIERLQDAHERSKKKKYGFLVRPATLILGWVVMIIGLITIPLPGQGWLTTFIGVGILSLEQNWAKRLLGWGVHQYDRFFAWYATKSFRFRMLTMAVLLVLIWIVFAVTFWAMWIYGTLPWADEFMEWLGFSR, encoded by the coding sequence ATGGGGACAATGCGTGAACTGGTCCAGGACCGGATCGAACGCCTCCAGGACGCCCACGAGCGGAGCAAGAAGAAGAAATACGGATTCCTCGTCCGCCCCGCCACGCTGATCCTGGGTTGGGTGGTGATGATCATCGGCCTGATCACCATTCCACTGCCCGGGCAGGGCTGGCTGACCACCTTCATCGGTGTGGGCATCCTGTCCCTGGAACAGAACTGGGCCAAACGACTACTCGGGTGGGGCGTGCACCAGTACGACCGCTTCTTCGCCTGGTATGCCACCAAATCCTTCCGTTTCCGCATGCTCACCATGGCGGTGCTGCTCGTCCTCATCTGGATCGTGTTCGCCGTGACGTTCTGGGCGATGTGGATCTACGGCACCCTGCCCTGGGCGGATGAGTTCATGGAGTGGCTGGGCTTCAGCCGCTGA
- a CDS encoding DNA-directed RNA polymerase subunit alpha: MLISQRPTLTEEFIDSSRSKFIIEPLEPGFGYTLGNSLRRTLLSSIPGAAVTSVKIDGVLHEFTTINGIKEDVSDIILNIKGLVLSSDSDEPVIMHLSKEGPGVVTAGDIEPPADVEIHNPDLHIATLNENAKLDIELIVERGRGYVPATMTATGGDIGRIPVDQIYSPVLKVSYKVEATRVEQRTDFDKLIIDVETKNSISARDALASAGKTLVELFGLARELNVAAEGIEIGPSPQETEYIAAYSMPIEDLDFSVRSYNCLKREDIHTVGELAERAESDLLDIRNFGQKSINEVKIKLAGLGLTLKDAPEDFDPSTLEGYDAETGGYIDVEPEDAE, encoded by the coding sequence ATGCTCATTTCACAGCGACCCACCCTCACCGAGGAATTCATCGATTCCTCCCGTTCCAAGTTCATCATTGAGCCTCTGGAGCCGGGTTTCGGCTACACCCTCGGTAACTCCCTCCGCCGCACCCTGCTGTCGTCCATCCCGGGCGCAGCGGTCACCAGCGTGAAGATCGACGGTGTACTCCACGAGTTCACCACGATCAACGGGATCAAGGAGGATGTCTCCGACATCATCCTGAACATCAAGGGCCTGGTTCTGTCCTCCGACTCTGACGAGCCGGTGATCATGCACCTCAGCAAGGAGGGCCCGGGCGTCGTCACTGCCGGCGACATCGAGCCACCTGCAGATGTGGAGATCCACAACCCGGATCTGCACATTGCAACCCTGAACGAGAATGCCAAGCTGGACATCGAGCTCATCGTCGAGCGTGGGCGTGGTTACGTCCCCGCCACCATGACCGCAACCGGTGGTGACATCGGCCGTATCCCGGTCGATCAGATCTACTCCCCGGTCCTGAAGGTCAGCTACAAGGTCGAGGCCACCCGTGTGGAGCAGCGCACCGACTTCGACAAGCTGATCATCGACGTTGAAACCAAGAACTCCATCTCCGCGCGTGACGCCCTGGCGTCGGCAGGCAAGACCCTGGTTGAGCTGTTCGGTCTCGCCCGCGAGCTGAACGTCGCTGCTGAAGGCATCGAGATCGGCCCCTCCCCACAGGAGACCGAGTACATCGCCGCCTACAGCATGCCGATTGAGGATCTGGACTTCTCCGTCCGTTCCTACAACTGCCTCAAGCGCGAGGACATCCACACCGTGGGTGAGCTCGCTGAGCGCGCTGAGTCCGATCTGCTGGATATCCGCAACTTCGGACAGAAGTCGATCAATGAGGTCAAGATCAAGCTCGCCGGTCTGGGCCTGACCCTGAAGGATGCTCCTGAAGACTTCGATCCATCCACCCTTGAAGGCTACGACGCCGAGACTGGTGGCTACATCGATGTTGAGCCGGAAGATGCCGAGTAA
- the rplQ gene encoding 50S ribosomal protein L17, protein MPTPKKGARLGGSASHQKKILSNLAASLFEHGAIKTTDAKAKTLRPYAEKLITKAKSGTVADRRNVLALIPNKDIVAYLFDELAPKFENRAGGYTRIIKLENRKGDNAPMSQISLVLEETVSAEATRAARAAASKQTADEAQVEETPAEEVTEETAAEETTEAAQADEAPAEEAPVEEKKDEEK, encoded by the coding sequence ATGCCTACCCCTAAGAAGGGCGCCCGTCTCGGCGGTTCCGCGAGCCACCAGAAGAAGATTCTTTCTAACCTGGCTGCTTCGCTGTTCGAGCACGGCGCTATCAAGACCACCGATGCCAAGGCAAAGACTCTGCGTCCATACGCTGAGAAGCTGATCACCAAGGCAAAGTCCGGTACCGTCGCAGACCGTCGTAACGTCCTGGCACTGATCCCCAACAAGGACATCGTTGCCTACCTGTTCGACGAGCTTGCACCCAAGTTCGAGAACCGTGCCGGTGGTTACACCCGCATCATCAAGCTGGAGAACCGTAAGGGCGACAACGCTCCTATGTCCCAGATCTCCCTCGTTCTGGAGGAGACCGTCTCCGCAGAGGCCACCCGTGCCGCACGCGCAGCAGCCTCCAAGCAGACCGCCGATGAGGCCCAGGTTGAAGAGACCCCGGCTGAAGAGGTAACCGAGGAGACCGCTGCAGAAGAGACCACCGAGGCCGCACAGGCTGACGAGGCTCCTGCAGAAGAGGCTCCGGTTGAGGAGAAGAAGGACGAAGAGAAGTAA
- the rpsK gene encoding 30S ribosomal protein S11, with the protein MPPKARSGARRTGRRVVKKNVAQGHAYIKSTFNNTIVSITDPNGAVISWASSGHVGFKGSRKSTPFAAQMAAENAARKAMDHGMKKVDVFVKGPGSGRETAIRSLQAAGLEVSSISDVTPQPHNGCRPPKRRRV; encoded by the coding sequence ATGCCTCCTAAAGCACGCTCCGGCGCGCGCCGTACCGGCCGTCGCGTCGTAAAGAAGAATGTGGCCCAGGGCCACGCATACATCAAGTCCACCTTTAACAACACCATCGTGTCGATCACTGACCCGAACGGCGCCGTTATCTCCTGGGCTTCCTCTGGTCACGTCGGATTCAAGGGCTCTCGTAAGTCCACTCCGTTTGCTGCTCAGATGGCCGCTGAAAACGCTGCCCGCAAGGCAATGGATCACGGCATGAAGAAGGTTGACGTTTTCGTCAAGGGCCCGGGCTCGGGCCGAGAGACCGCTATCCGTTCCCTCCAGGCCGCCGGCCTCGAGGTCAGCTCGATCTCCGACGTGACCCCACAGCCGCACAACGGCTGCCGTCCGCCGAAGCGTCGTCGCGTTTAA